One part of the Candidatus Polarisedimenticolaceae bacterium genome encodes these proteins:
- a CDS encoding type I 3-dehydroquinate dehydratase gives MKAIVTSILEASAEAVERRFAEVPAGSSLVEIRADRLRPAEVAGLVARSPRPAIVAARRPSEGGTFDGSEEERRAVLEAALDAGAAFVDVEHEGALEPLAWGPAAGRVILSHHGGPCDAAALLARLDAMASSPAARLKLVPVASSPDEAWAIRSVLEQAERLGRPLAAFAMGRPGAATRLLAPSWGSWGTYGAVAAGRETAPGQWTAAQLDGRWDVLRIGPSTRLFGLAGADLSRSPSPAMHLAGYRALGLDARYLPLEADRFESVVACCGGSGALGIEAIGVTIPFKEDAARIALPGDAYARAARAVNTLVFRDDVASGFNSDAPAVAACVRARLDPAGLEVAVAGSGGAARGAAVALREAGGNVTLYARDPDRLARAAEECGVARRPIAQLPFARWDVLIQATPVGGKGERLLPARALRGRLVLDMVYGPVPTPLLADARAAGLEVVDGFEMLVAQAELQFRLMTGHPAPAGVLQHAGRAWLDGPGGPQ, from the coding sequence GTGAAGGCGATCGTCACGTCGATCCTCGAAGCGAGCGCCGAGGCGGTCGAGCGGCGTTTCGCGGAGGTGCCGGCGGGCTCGTCCCTCGTCGAGATCCGCGCCGATCGCCTGCGTCCCGCGGAGGTCGCGGGGCTCGTCGCGCGCTCGCCCCGCCCGGCGATCGTCGCCGCGCGCCGCCCGTCGGAGGGCGGGACCTTCGACGGCTCCGAGGAGGAGCGCCGCGCCGTCCTGGAGGCCGCCCTCGACGCGGGGGCCGCGTTCGTCGACGTCGAGCACGAAGGCGCACTCGAGCCGCTCGCGTGGGGGCCCGCCGCGGGGCGGGTGATCCTCTCGCACCACGGCGGCCCGTGCGACGCCGCGGCGCTGCTCGCGAGACTCGACGCGATGGCGTCGTCGCCCGCGGCGCGTCTGAAGCTCGTCCCGGTGGCGTCCTCCCCCGACGAAGCCTGGGCGATCCGTTCGGTGCTCGAGCAGGCCGAGCGCCTCGGCCGTCCCCTCGCGGCGTTCGCGATGGGGCGCCCGGGGGCGGCGACGCGCCTGCTCGCGCCGTCGTGGGGATCGTGGGGCACGTACGGCGCCGTGGCCGCAGGGCGCGAGACGGCGCCGGGTCAATGGACGGCGGCGCAACTCGACGGGAGGTGGGACGTCCTGAGGATCGGTCCTTCGACGCGGCTATTCGGTCTCGCCGGGGCCGACCTCTCGCGAAGCCCGTCCCCCGCGATGCACCTCGCCGGCTACCGCGCGCTGGGGCTCGACGCGCGGTACCTGCCGCTCGAGGCGGACCGGTTCGAGTCGGTCGTCGCCTGCTGCGGCGGATCGGGCGCCCTGGGCATCGAGGCGATCGGCGTGACGATCCCCTTCAAGGAGGACGCGGCGCGCATCGCGCTCCCGGGCGATGCCTACGCCCGCGCCGCGAGGGCGGTGAACACGCTGGTCTTCCGCGACGACGTCGCCTCGGGGTTCAACAGCGACGCCCCCGCGGTCGCGGCGTGCGTGCGCGCTCGCCTCGACCCTGCGGGACTCGAGGTTGCGGTCGCGGGATCCGGTGGCGCCGCCCGCGGCGCGGCGGTGGCCCTTCGGGAGGCCGGGGGGAACGTCACGCTCTACGCGCGCGACCCGGATCGCCTCGCGAGGGCCGCCGAGGAGTGCGGCGTCGCCCGGCGCCCGATCGCGCAGCTGCCGTTCGCGCGCTGGGACGTCCTGATCCAGGCGACGCCGGTCGGTGGGAAGGGGGAGCGTCTGCTTCCCGCGCGGGCCCTGCGGGGGCGCCTGGTGCTCGACATGGTCTACGGACCGGTGCCGACCCCGCTCCTGGCGGACGCCCGGGCCGCGGGACTCGAGGTCGTCGACGGGTTCGAGATGCTCGTCGCGCAGGCGGAGCTGCAGTTCCGCCTCATGACCGGCCACCCGGCCCCCGCGGGGGTGCTGCAGCATGCCGGCCGCGCCTGGCTTGACGGCCCGGGAGGGCCACAATAA